A section of the Saccopteryx leptura isolate mSacLep1 chromosome 6, mSacLep1_pri_phased_curated, whole genome shotgun sequence genome encodes:
- the IL9 gene encoding interleukin-9, whose product MLLTVVLASALLLCSVAGQACQTLVAIQNVKNLIDKLRGDPLSKCSCSSNVTDCLCLPIPSDSCTTPCFQEGLVRMTNTTVSTSSPLIFNRVKKTVGNLKHNKCPYFSCEPPCNQTTAGNTLTFLKTLLGAFQKTRMAGRE is encoded by the exons ATGCTCCTGACTGTAGTCCTTGCCTCTGCCTTGCTCCTGTGCTCCGTGGCTGGCCAAGCATGTCAGACCCTGGTAGCGATTCAAAATGTCAAGAACCTCATTGACAAACTGCGG GGAGATCCACTGTCAAAATGCAGCTGTAGCAGCAAT GTGACCGATTGTTTGTGCCTGCCCATTCCTTCT GACAGCTGCACCACCCCGTGCTTCCAGGAGGGTCTGGTCCGGATGACCAACACCACAGTGAGCACAAGCTCCCCCCTGATTTTCAATCGGGTGAAGAAAACAGTCGGAAATCTGAAGCACAACAAGTGTCCA TATTTTTCCTGTGAACCGCCATGTAACCAAACCACCGCAGGCAACACACTGACATTTCTGAAGACCCTCCTGGGAGCCTTCCAGAAAACAAGGATGGCAGGCAGAGAATGA